In a genomic window of Mustela nigripes isolate SB6536 chromosome 8, MUSNIG.SB6536, whole genome shotgun sequence:
- the SF3A1 gene encoding splicing factor 3A subunit 1 translates to MPAGPVQAVPPPPPVATEPKQPTEEEASSKEDSTPSKPVVGIIYPPPEVRNIVDKTASFVARNGPEFEARIRQNEINNPKFNFLNPNDPYHAYYRHKVSEFKEGKAQEPSAAIPKVMQQQQQATQQQLPQKVQAQVIQETIVPKEPPPEFEFIADPPSISAFDLDVVKLTAQFVARNGRQFLTQLMQKEQRNYQFDFLRPQHSLFNYFTKLVEQYTKILIPPKGLFTKLKKEAENPREVLDQVCYRVEWAKFQERERKKEEEEKEKERVAYAQIDWHDFVVVETVDFQPNEQGNFPPPTTPEELGARILIQERYEKFGESEEVEMEVESDDEDEKQEKAEEPPSQLDQDTQVQDMDEGSDDEEEGQKVPPPPETPMPPPLPPTPDQVIVRKDYDPKASKPLPPAPAPDEYLVSPITGEKIPASKMQEHMRIGLLDPRWLEQRDRSIREKQSDDEVYAPGLDIESSLKQLAERRTDIFGVEETAIGKKIGEEEIQKPEEKVTWDGHSGSMARTQQAAQANITLQEQIEAIHKAKGLVPEDDTKEKIGPSKPNELPQQPPPPSSATNIPSSAPPITSVPRPPAMPPPVRTTVVSAVPVMPRPPMASVVRLPPGSVIAPMPPIIHAPRINVVPMPPSAPPIMAPRPPPMIVPTAFVPAPPVAPVPAPAPMPPVHPPPPMEDEPASKKLKTEDSLVPEEEFLRRNKGPVSIKVQVPNMQDKTEWKLNGQVLVFTLPLTDQVSVIKVKIHEATGMPAGKQKLQYEGIFIKDSNSLAYYNMANGAIIHLALKERGGRKK, encoded by the exons ATGCCGGCCGGACCCGTGCAGGCGGTGCCCCCGCCACCGCCCGTGGCCACCGAGCCCAAACAG CCCACAGAAGAAGAAGCTTCTTCGAAGGAGGATTCTACCCCCTCCAAGCCAGTAGTGGGAATTATTTATCCTCCTCCAGAAGTCAGGAATATCGTTGACAAGACTGCCAGCTTTGTGGCCAG AAACGGACCTGAATTTGAAGCTAGGATACGACAGAACGAGATCAACAATCCCAAGTTTAACTTCTTGAACCCTAACGATCCTTACCATGCCTACTACCGCCACAAGGTCAGCGAATTCAAGGAGGGGAAGGCTCAGGAGCCCTCGGCCGCCATCCCCAAGGTcatgcagcagcagcagcaggccacCCAGCAGCAGCTGCCCCAGAAG GTTCAAGCCCAGGTGATACAAGAGACCATCGTGCCGAAAGAGCCCCCTCCTGAGTTTGAGTTCATAGCAGACCCCCCCTCCATCTCAGCCTTTGACCTGGACGTGGTGAAGCTGACGGCTCAGTTTGTGGCCAGGAACGGCCGCCAGTTTCTGACCCAGTTGATGCAGAAGGAGCAGCGTAACTACCAGTTTGACTTCCTCCGCCCGCAGCATAGCCTCTTCAACTACTTCACGAAGCTGGTGGAACAGTACACCAAG ATCTTGATTCCTCCTAAAGGCTTATTTACAAAGCTCAAGAAAGAGGCTGAGAACCCCCGAGAAGTTTTGGACCAG GTGTGTTACCGGGTGGAGTGGGCCAAGTTCCAGGAgcgagagaggaagaaggaagaggaggaaaaggagaaggagcgGGTGGCCTATGCGCAGATTGACTGGCATGATTTTGTGGTGGTGGAAACAGTAGACTTCCAGCCCAATGAGCAAG GGaatttccctccccccaccaccccagaggAGCTGGGGGCCCGAATTCTCATTCAGGAGCGCTACGAGAAGTTTGGGGAGAGTGAAGAGGTTGAGATGGAGGTCGAGTCTGATGATGAGGACGAGAAACAGGAGAAGGCGGAGGAGCCTCCTTCGCAGTTGGACCAGGACACCCAAGTGCAAGACATGGACGAG GGTTCggatgatgaagaagaagggCAGAaagtgcccccacccccagagacaCCCATGCCAcctcctctgcccccaactcCAGACCAGGTCATTGTTCGGAAGGATTATGACCCCAAAG CTTCCaagcccctgcctccagcccctgctccagATGAGTATCTTGTGTCTCCAATCACGGGGGAGAAGATCCCCGCCAGCAAAATGCAGGAGCACATGCGCATCGGGCTTCTCGATCCCCGCTGGCTAGAGCAGCGAGATCGCTCCATCCGGGAGAAGCAGAGCGATGATGAAGTATATGCACCAG GTCTGGATATTGAAAGCAGCTTGAAACAGTTGGCTGAGCGGCGTACTGACATCTTTGGTGTAGAAGAAACAGCCATCGGTAAGAAGATTGGTGAGGAAGAAAtccagaagccagaggaaaag GTGACCTGGGACGGCCACTCGGGTAGCATGGCCCGGACCCAGCAGGCTGCCCAGGCCAACATTACCCTCCAGGAGCAGATTGAGGCCATCCATAAGGCCAAGGGCCTGGTGCCAGAGGATGATACCAAAGAGAAGATTGGCCCTAGCAAACCCAATGAACTTCCCCAGCAGCCACCACCTCCGTCTTCAGCCACCAACATTCCTAGCTCTGCCCCACCCATTACTTCCGTGCCCCGGCCACCCGCG ATGCCGCCTCCTGTCCGTACCACAGTTGTGTCTGCAGTACCTGTCATGCCTCGCCCCCCAATGGCATCAGTGGTCCGACTACCCCCGGGCTCAGTGATTGCCCCCATGCCGCCTATCATCCATGCGCCCAGGATCAACGTGGTGCCCATgcctccctcggcccctcctaTTATGGCACCCCGCCCACCCCCCATGATTGTGCCAACAG CATTTGTGCCCGCTCCACCCGTGGCCCCtgtcccagctccagccccaaTGCCCCCTGTCCACCCTCCGCCTCCCATGGAGGATGAGCCTGCctccaaaaaactgaagacagaAGACAGCCTCGTGCCTGAAGAGGAGTTCCTGCGCAGAAACAAG GGTCCAGTGTCCATCAAAGTCCAAGTGCCCAACATGCAGGATAAGACTGAATGGAAACTGAACGGACAGGTGCTGGTCTTCACACTCCCGCTCACAGACCAG GTCTCTGTCATCAAGGTGAAGATTCACGAAGCCACGGGTATGCCTGCAGGGAAACAGAAGCTGCAGTATGAG GGCATTTTCATCAAGGATTCCAACTCATTGGCTTATTACAACATGGCCAACGGCGCCATCATCCACCTGGCCCTCAAGGAGAGAGGCGGGCGGAAGAAGTAG